One window of the Nocardia huaxiensis genome contains the following:
- a CDS encoding alpha/beta hydrolase, whose translation MRVSKTWGSAVLALTATVLLPVAAGTASATPVPTVQAAGTSADGSYIASTTSTGDRTLKLQVYSAAMRKNIEIDVQLAADTSAPRPVLYLLNGAGGGEDSATWQKQTDVLSFLKDKDVNVVQPVGGQFSYYTDWRAPDPKLGVNMWKTFLTEELPPLIDKALNTNGLNAIAGLSMAGTSVLQLPIAAPGLYKSVAAYSGCAQISDPIGYNFVNTVVAAGGGNSENMYGPQGDPMWAANDPYVHAEGLRGVNLYISSGSGLPGRWDTLDGPHTLPGPGGYANQVLLGGGIEAATNYCTRNMQAKLNQLGIPATFDFQPTGTHSWGYWQDDLEKSWPVLAEGLGLPAN comes from the coding sequence GTGCGTGTATCGAAGACCTGGGGCAGTGCAGTGCTGGCATTGACGGCAACCGTCCTGCTACCGGTCGCGGCGGGCACGGCCTCCGCCACCCCGGTCCCCACCGTCCAGGCCGCCGGCACCTCCGCCGACGGCTCCTACATCGCCTCCACGACCTCCACCGGAGACCGCACGCTGAAGTTGCAGGTCTATTCGGCCGCCATGCGGAAGAACATCGAGATCGATGTGCAGCTGGCCGCCGACACCTCCGCACCGCGCCCGGTGCTGTACCTGCTCAATGGCGCCGGCGGCGGCGAGGACTCGGCCACCTGGCAGAAGCAGACCGATGTGCTGTCCTTCCTGAAGGACAAGGACGTCAATGTCGTGCAGCCCGTGGGCGGACAGTTCAGCTACTACACCGACTGGCGCGCACCGGACCCCAAACTGGGCGTGAACATGTGGAAGACCTTCCTCACCGAGGAACTGCCGCCGCTCATCGACAAGGCGCTGAACACCAACGGGCTCAATGCCATCGCGGGCCTGTCCATGGCGGGCACCTCGGTGCTGCAGCTGCCCATCGCCGCGCCCGGCCTCTACAAGTCGGTGGCCGCCTACAGCGGCTGCGCGCAGATCAGCGATCCGATCGGCTACAACTTCGTCAATACCGTGGTCGCGGCCGGCGGCGGCAATTCCGAGAACATGTATGGCCCGCAGGGCGATCCGATGTGGGCGGCCAACGACCCCTACGTGCACGCCGAGGGGCTGCGCGGGGTGAATCTGTACATCTCCAGCGGTTCCGGTCTGCCCGGCCGCTGGGACACCCTCGACGGGCCGCACACCCTGCCCGGGCCGGGCGGCTATGCCAACCAGGTGCTGCTCGGCGGCGGCATCGAGGCGGCCACCAACTACTGCACCCGCAATATGCAGGCCAAACTGAACCAGCTGGGCATTCCCGCCACCTTCGACTTCCAGCCGACGGGCACCCACTCGTGGGGCTACTGGCAGGATGACCTGGAGAAGTCGTGGCCGGTGCTCGCCGAGGGACTCGGCCTGCCCGCCAATTGA
- a CDS encoding phosphotransferase family protein, which produces MSVAQPLEVDREVVDFAIVGNWMDEQGLTGGEFTDVAPLGGGTQNIMLRFTRGGRDYVLRRGPKHLRPASNNVIRRESRILGALDGTGVRAPKVIAACPDESLIGASFYLMEPIAGFNPQNELPALHAGDPEVRRQMGLSAVESIARLGSLDHVALGLADYGKPEGFLERQVPRWLSELEGYSANEGYGGPEIPGVERVGDWLERNRPAEWKPGILHGDCHLANMMFSFDGPEVVAMVDWEMSTIGDPLLDLGWQICTSPVPGTVGSALVGKLGEVGGLPTPQEMIAHYGKFSDRDLSHVTWYTVLACFKLGIVLEGTHARACAGKAPKQVGDFLHAITLELFQKAHQLME; this is translated from the coding sequence ATGTCTGTAGCGCAGCCGCTCGAGGTGGACCGCGAGGTCGTCGACTTCGCGATCGTCGGTAATTGGATGGATGAACAGGGCTTGACCGGTGGTGAATTCACCGATGTCGCGCCCCTCGGCGGCGGCACGCAGAACATCATGCTGCGCTTCACCCGCGGCGGCCGGGACTACGTGCTGCGCCGCGGGCCCAAGCATCTGCGCCCGGCCAGCAACAATGTCATCCGCCGTGAATCCCGCATTCTCGGCGCGCTCGACGGCACCGGCGTGCGCGCGCCGAAGGTCATCGCGGCCTGCCCGGACGAGTCGCTCATCGGCGCGTCCTTCTATCTGATGGAGCCGATCGCCGGCTTCAACCCGCAGAACGAACTGCCCGCCCTGCACGCCGGCGATCCGGAGGTGCGCCGGCAGATGGGCCTGTCCGCGGTGGAGTCCATCGCGCGGCTCGGTTCGCTCGATCACGTGGCGCTCGGCCTGGCCGACTACGGCAAGCCGGAGGGCTTCCTGGAACGCCAGGTGCCGCGCTGGCTCTCCGAACTCGAGGGCTACAGCGCCAACGAAGGTTACGGCGGTCCGGAGATCCCGGGCGTCGAGCGGGTCGGCGACTGGCTGGAGCGCAATCGTCCCGCCGAGTGGAAACCCGGCATCCTGCACGGTGATTGCCACCTCGCCAACATGATGTTCTCCTTCGACGGCCCCGAGGTGGTGGCCATGGTCGACTGGGAGATGTCCACCATCGGCGACCCGCTGCTGGATCTCGGCTGGCAGATCTGCACCAGCCCGGTGCCCGGCACCGTCGGCTCGGCGCTGGTCGGCAAGCTCGGCGAGGTCGGCGGCCTGCCCACCCCGCAGGAGATGATCGCCCACTACGGCAAGTTCTCCGACCGCGATCTGAGCCATGTCACCTGGTATACGGTGCTGGCCTGCTTCAAGCTCGGCATCGTGCTCGAGGGCACGCATGCGCGCGCGTGTGCGGGCAAGGCGCCCAAGCAGGTCGGTGACTTCCTGCACGCCATCACCCTCGAGCTGTTCCAGAAGGCGCATCAGCTCATGGAGTGA
- a CDS encoding ArsR/SmtB family transcription factor: MERKRTAEAVHSPALAPPSLTHPADPDQARLDAATATFRMLADPTRLHILWILAQGEADVTALTEACGASRTAVSQHLAKLRFTGLVDTRREGRRIIYRIRDGHLSRLVREGLNHADHVVTGEPAHE; encoded by the coding sequence ATGGAGCGCAAGCGCACTGCCGAGGCGGTGCACTCCCCCGCACTCGCACCACCCAGCCTCACGCACCCCGCCGATCCCGATCAGGCTCGCCTCGATGCCGCGACGGCGACCTTCCGCATGCTGGCCGATCCGACCCGCCTGCACATTCTCTGGATTCTCGCCCAGGGCGAGGCCGATGTCACCGCGCTCACCGAGGCTTGCGGTGCGTCCCGCACGGCGGTCAGCCAGCATCTGGCGAAACTCCGCTTCACCGGTCTGGTGGATACGCGCCGCGAGGGCCGCCGCATCATCTACCGCATTCGCGACGGGCATCTGTCGCGCCTGGTGCGCGAGGGCCTCAATCACGCCGATCACGTGGTGACCGGCGAACCCGCGCACGAATAA
- a CDS encoding serine hydrolase domain-containing protein, whose amino-acid sequence MNAHVTIHGEVDAGFGPVADAFRRNFRQHGEIGAAVAVYAGDKPVVDLWAGHRDRKRTLAWERDTMAPVWSSTKGMTAFVIASAVSRGLLDYETPVAEYWPEFGVHGKESITVRQLLDHQAGLAALDRPLRLRELADLDALAERLVEQKPLWRPGTRHGYHPHTAGLYQGELLRRVDPEHRTLGRAFAEDFAAPLGLDFYIGMPESISLDRVAALSSTEGLDILRYERDLPLRIGIQLYAKRGLAFRALGSVKSGPPARASRREFLSVESPAAGGVGTARSLARVYGAAAAQTGELPIDRDLLARLASADTADDVPAEDLVLLTPSRYHLGFRKSRGSFRFGTDKRAYGTTGYGGSFGFADPATGLGFGYNMNRLGMAVLDDVRSRNLRDALRRCV is encoded by the coding sequence ATGAATGCGCACGTCACGATCCACGGCGAGGTGGATGCGGGTTTCGGTCCGGTCGCTGATGCTTTCCGGCGTAATTTCCGGCAGCACGGGGAGATCGGCGCGGCCGTCGCCGTCTACGCCGGGGACAAACCGGTGGTGGATCTGTGGGCGGGGCATCGGGATCGCAAGCGCACCCTGGCGTGGGAGCGCGACACCATGGCTCCGGTGTGGTCGTCCACCAAGGGCATGACGGCGTTCGTGATCGCGTCCGCCGTATCGCGCGGGCTGCTCGATTACGAGACGCCGGTGGCCGAGTACTGGCCCGAGTTCGGGGTGCACGGCAAGGAGTCGATCACCGTCCGGCAGCTGCTGGATCATCAGGCGGGGCTGGCGGCGCTGGATCGGCCGCTGCGATTGCGGGAGCTGGCCGATCTGGATGCTCTGGCCGAGCGCCTGGTCGAGCAGAAACCATTGTGGCGGCCGGGAACCCGGCACGGATACCACCCGCACACGGCCGGGCTGTATCAGGGTGAGCTGCTGCGCCGAGTGGATCCGGAGCATCGGACCCTGGGGCGCGCCTTCGCCGAGGACTTCGCCGCGCCGCTGGGGCTGGACTTCTATATCGGTATGCCCGAATCGATTTCGCTGGACCGGGTGGCCGCGCTGTCGAGCACCGAGGGCCTCGATATCCTGCGATACGAGCGAGATCTGCCGCTGCGCATCGGAATTCAACTGTACGCCAAACGCGGGCTGGCCTTTCGGGCGCTGGGCAGCGTGAAGTCGGGTCCGCCCGCGCGCGCCAGCCGACGGGAATTCCTGTCGGTGGAGAGCCCGGCCGCCGGCGGCGTGGGCACCGCGCGTTCGCTGGCCCGCGTGTACGGCGCGGCGGCGGCGCAGACCGGCGAGCTGCCCATCGACCGAGACCTGCTGGCGCGCTTGGCATCCGCCGACACCGCCGACGACGTCCCCGCCGAGGATCTGGTGCTGCTCACCCCGAGCCGCTACCACCTCGGCTTCCGCAAGTCGCGCGGCAGCTTCCGATTCGGCACCGACAAGCGCGCCTACGGCACCACCGGGTACGGCGGTTCATTCGGATTCGCGGATCCCGCGACGGGTCTGGGCTTCGGCTACAACATGAACCGGCTCGGCATGGCCGTGCTCGACGATGTGCGGTCCCGCAATCTGCGGGATGCGTTGCGCCGCTGCGTCTGA
- the pabB gene encoding aminodeoxychorismate synthase, giving the protein MRTLLIDNYDSFTYNLYQLIAEVNGSEPMVVRNDEVGSLDELELASFDNIVVSPGPGRPDVARDFGISAAVIADARLPLLGVCLGHQGIVIAAGGSVVRAPEARHGYPDLITHDGRELFDGVPQGFRAVRYHSLCAATPLPEDLEVTASSPDGVIMGIRHRTRPQWGVQFHPESIASEYGQALLRNFAALTAAHWDTHPRPERATVTRPAGPATQPISRETAREAQTVEYRVEHTVIERAVDAEAVFLRLYHDSETAFWLDSEHVEPGLDRFSFLGDASGPLAEVVRYRVGSGEVSVESAAGKRTVPGGVLDYLSGELRRRRIEFPDVPFDFAGGYVGYLGYEMKADCGAATAHRAATPDAQWVFADRLIVVDHEAGRTHLLALAESESAAAVQDWLTATRAIVETLPTWENPPDLLLRTEERAVAPLLTRGRERYLADVAACQEQLHAGESYEICITDSAYLPADTDGLSVYRTLRRCNPAPYAAFLRFGELEVACSSPERFLKLDRSRTVESKPIKGTAPRGQTPVEDERLAAELARSPKTRAENLMIVDLLRNDLGRVCEVGSVHVPKLMAVETYMTLHQLVSTVRGTLRPELDVIDCLRACFPGGSMTGAPKLRTMEIIDELETEARGIYSGTIGFLGLGGTADLNIVIRTAVRHDGRWRVGAGGAIVLDSDPDDEYHEMVWKAAAALRALPGIGVAPTAPLPSA; this is encoded by the coding sequence ATGCGCACGCTGCTGATCGACAACTACGACTCGTTCACCTACAACCTGTATCAGCTCATCGCCGAGGTGAACGGGAGCGAGCCCATGGTCGTGCGCAATGACGAGGTGGGCTCGCTCGACGAGCTGGAGCTCGCTTCATTCGACAACATCGTGGTGTCCCCCGGCCCCGGCCGGCCGGATGTGGCCCGCGATTTCGGGATCTCCGCGGCGGTCATAGCGGACGCTCGGCTACCGCTGCTGGGAGTTTGCCTGGGGCATCAGGGCATCGTGATCGCGGCAGGCGGGTCGGTGGTGCGTGCGCCCGAGGCCCGGCACGGGTATCCGGATCTGATCACACACGACGGGCGAGAACTGTTCGACGGTGTGCCACAGGGGTTTCGAGCGGTGCGCTACCACTCGCTGTGCGCGGCAACGCCTTTACCGGAGGATCTGGAGGTCACCGCCTCCTCGCCGGATGGCGTGATCATGGGGATCCGGCATCGCACGCGGCCGCAGTGGGGTGTGCAGTTCCACCCCGAATCCATTGCCAGCGAGTACGGGCAAGCGCTGCTGCGGAACTTCGCCGCGCTCACGGCAGCGCACTGGGACACTCATCCCCGACCGGAACGCGCCACGGTCACCCGTCCCGCCGGGCCTGCCACGCAGCCGATTTCCCGCGAGACCGCGAGGGAGGCACAGACCGTCGAATACCGCGTGGAGCACACGGTCATCGAGCGGGCGGTGGACGCGGAGGCCGTTTTCCTGCGGCTGTACCACGACTCGGAGACGGCGTTCTGGCTCGACAGTGAGCATGTGGAGCCGGGACTGGATCGGTTCTCGTTCCTGGGTGACGCATCGGGGCCGCTGGCCGAAGTGGTGCGATACCGGGTGGGGTCGGGCGAGGTGTCCGTCGAATCCGCGGCCGGGAAGCGCACGGTGCCGGGCGGGGTGCTGGATTACCTGTCCGGTGAGCTACGCCGACGGCGGATCGAGTTCCCGGATGTGCCATTCGATTTCGCCGGTGGCTATGTCGGGTATCTCGGCTATGAGATGAAGGCGGATTGCGGGGCCGCCACCGCGCATCGCGCGGCGACGCCGGATGCGCAGTGGGTGTTCGCGGATCGGCTGATCGTGGTGGATCACGAAGCCGGACGCACCCATCTGCTGGCGCTGGCGGAGTCGGAATCCGCTGCCGCCGTGCAGGATTGGCTGACTGCCACGCGCGCGATCGTGGAAACCCTTCCGACTTGGGAGAATCCGCCGGATCTACTGCTGCGCACCGAGGAGCGTGCGGTCGCCCCGCTGCTGACGCGGGGGCGCGAGCGCTACCTCGCCGATGTGGCGGCTTGTCAGGAGCAGCTGCATGCGGGTGAGTCGTACGAGATCTGCATTACCGACAGCGCCTACCTGCCCGCTGACACCGACGGGCTGAGCGTCTACCGCACGCTGCGGCGCTGTAATCCCGCGCCGTATGCGGCCTTTCTGCGATTCGGAGAGCTGGAGGTGGCCTGCTCGTCGCCGGAGCGCTTCCTCAAGCTGGATCGCTCGCGCACGGTGGAGAGCAAGCCGATCAAGGGCACCGCCCCGCGCGGGCAGACACCCGTCGAGGACGAGCGGCTGGCGGCGGAGCTGGCCCGCAGCCCCAAGACCCGCGCCGAGAACCTCATGATCGTGGATCTGCTCCGCAACGACCTGGGTCGCGTCTGCGAGGTCGGCAGCGTGCACGTCCCCAAGCTCATGGCCGTCGAAACGTATATGACCCTGCACCAACTGGTTTCGACCGTGCGCGGCACGCTGCGCCCCGAGCTCGACGTAATCGACTGCCTCCGAGCCTGTTTCCCCGGCGGCTCCATGACCGGCGCCCCCAAGCTCCGCACCATGGAAATCATCGACGAGCTGGAAACCGAAGCGCGCGGCATCTATTCGGGCACCATCGGCTTCCTCGGCCTCGGCGGCACCGCCGATCTGAATATCGTCATCCGCACCGCCGTCCGCCACGACGGACGCTGGCGCGTCGGCGCGGGCGGCGCGATCGTCCTCGACTCCGATCCGGACGACGAGTACCACGAGATGGTCTGGAAGGCCGCCGCCGCGCTGCGCGCCCTCCCCGGAATCGGTGTTGCCCCCACCGCTCCCCTGCCGTCCGCCTGA
- a CDS encoding DinB family protein translates to MSIVPDAKDWTWVLERTCTECGFDPAATSYEAVPGLVRDSAQRLTAALGGPNATVRPNDSTWSALEYAAHVRDVCRIFEHRLDITRSAGARPGPVIGGYDPSVAVSDGIPMFANWDQDETALAENYGAQNPAVVAADLSGVAETAARAFESVPVAERGKVARRSNGSQFTVDTLARYFVHDLVHHVHDVEHA, encoded by the coding sequence ATGTCGATCGTTCCCGATGCCAAGGACTGGACCTGGGTGCTAGAGCGCACCTGCACCGAATGCGGATTCGACCCGGCGGCCACCTCCTACGAGGCGGTCCCGGGTCTGGTCCGCGACAGCGCCCAGCGTCTGACCGCCGCCCTCGGCGGCCCCAACGCCACCGTGCGCCCGAATGATTCGACCTGGTCCGCGCTGGAGTACGCCGCCCACGTGCGCGATGTCTGCCGCATCTTCGAGCATCGCCTCGACATCACGCGCAGCGCCGGCGCCCGGCCCGGTCCGGTGATCGGCGGCTACGACCCGTCGGTCGCCGTATCCGACGGCATCCCCATGTTCGCCAACTGGGATCAGGACGAGACGGCCCTGGCCGAGAACTACGGTGCGCAGAACCCTGCCGTGGTTGCCGCGGACCTGTCCGGCGTCGCCGAAACAGCCGCGCGCGCTTTCGAATCCGTGCCCGTCGCCGAGCGCGGCAAGGTGGCCCGGCGCAGCAACGGTTCACAGTTCACCGTCGACACCCTGGCCCGCTACTTCGTGCACGATCTCGTGCACCACGTCCACGACGTCGAGCACGCCTGA
- a CDS encoding flavin-containing monooxygenase, producing the protein MARSRMHPTAGQDSPFDVIIIGAGFAGLYGVHQAARAGLNVLGLEAGADVGGTWFWNRYPGARCDVESVDYSYSFDEDLQQSWTWTERFAAQPEILSYLNHVADRFALKQRYRFHATVTQARFDDGTALWTLRTEQGEEFTSRFVVFATGCLSAPIKPNIPGVETFAGEELFTARWPEEGADLTGKRVGVIGTGSSGIQVSPIIAREALELTVFQRSPNFSVPMPNRPWTVEEQEQIRATYPQRREKSYYAPAATPHPSLQTKALELSAQEREAAMEDRWNGGGVLFNKVFPDQNSDLRANELVRDFAVAKIRAKVENQAVADDLIPTDHPIGTKRICTDSGYYEMFNRPNVSLVNLRREPIEEVTPTGVRTAEKFIELDTLVYATGFDAMTGALLRIDIQGSQATRLRDTWADGPLTYLGFGIPGFPNMFSINSVGTPSVMANMVLHSEQQLDWVLDLVEHCRAQGISRVEARDEAAVKWTDHLLEVAEGTLFVKANSWYMGANVEGKKRVFMPYIGGFGNYRRFCDEERDNGYPNFELTK; encoded by the coding sequence ATGGCGAGGTCACGCATGCATCCCACCGCGGGGCAGGACAGTCCCTTCGATGTGATCATCATCGGCGCCGGATTCGCCGGACTCTACGGCGTCCATCAGGCGGCGCGGGCCGGGCTGAACGTGCTCGGTCTGGAGGCCGGTGCGGACGTGGGCGGCACCTGGTTCTGGAACCGCTATCCGGGTGCGCGCTGCGATGTGGAGAGCGTCGACTACTCCTACTCCTTCGACGAGGATCTGCAGCAGAGCTGGACCTGGACCGAGCGTTTCGCCGCGCAGCCGGAAATCCTGTCCTACCTCAACCATGTGGCGGATCGCTTCGCGCTCAAGCAGCGCTACCGCTTCCATGCGACCGTCACCCAGGCCCGTTTCGACGACGGCACCGCGCTGTGGACGCTGCGCACCGAGCAGGGCGAGGAATTCACCTCCCGCTTCGTGGTTTTCGCCACCGGCTGCCTGTCCGCGCCGATCAAGCCGAATATCCCGGGCGTGGAAACCTTTGCGGGCGAAGAGCTTTTCACCGCCCGCTGGCCCGAGGAGGGCGCGGATCTGACCGGCAAGCGGGTCGGCGTGATCGGCACCGGCTCCTCCGGCATCCAGGTCTCGCCGATCATCGCGCGGGAAGCCTTGGAGCTGACCGTGTTCCAGCGTTCCCCCAATTTCAGCGTGCCCATGCCGAACCGGCCGTGGACCGTCGAGGAGCAGGAGCAGATCCGCGCCACCTACCCGCAGCGCCGCGAGAAGTCCTACTACGCGCCCGCCGCGACCCCGCATCCGAGCCTGCAGACCAAGGCCCTGGAGCTGAGCGCGCAGGAGCGCGAGGCCGCCATGGAGGACCGCTGGAACGGCGGTGGTGTGCTGTTCAACAAGGTCTTCCCGGACCAGAACAGCGATCTGCGAGCCAATGAGCTGGTGCGCGATTTCGCGGTGGCCAAGATTCGCGCCAAGGTCGAGAACCAGGCGGTGGCCGATGATCTCATTCCCACCGATCACCCGATCGGCACCAAGCGCATCTGCACCGACTCCGGCTACTACGAGATGTTCAACCGCCCGAACGTCTCGCTGGTGAACCTGCGCCGTGAGCCCATCGAGGAGGTCACGCCCACCGGCGTGCGCACCGCCGAGAAGTTCATCGAGCTCGACACCCTGGTCTACGCAACGGGTTTCGACGCCATGACCGGCGCGCTGCTGCGCATCGACATCCAGGGTTCGCAGGCCACCCGGCTGCGCGACACCTGGGCCGATGGTCCGCTCACCTATCTGGGCTTCGGCATCCCCGGTTTCCCGAACATGTTCAGCATCAACAGCGTCGGCACGCCGTCGGTGATGGCGAATATGGTGCTGCATTCCGAGCAGCAGCTGGACTGGGTGCTGGATCTGGTCGAACACTGCCGCGCGCAGGGCATTTCGCGGGTGGAGGCGCGCGACGAGGCGGCCGTGAAGTGGACCGATCACCTGCTGGAGGTCGCCGAGGGCACCCTGTTCGTGAAGGCCAACTCCTGGTACATGGGCGCGAATGTCGAGGGCAAGAAGCGCGTATTCATGCCCTACATCGGCGGTTTCGGAAACTACCGCCGCTTCTGTGACGAGGAGCGCGACAACGGCTACCCGAACTTCGAGCTCACGAAGTAG
- a CDS encoding TerD family protein: protein MKLTKGGNTPVPTSLLTVVLSWQSDHEVDAHALLLSESGQVRSDRDFVFFNAPRHISQAVTLDQEPAPGTARLSVSLPRTESEVRRIVLTGSVDTAAFAEVPGLILTVFDHNRPVAWFEITDPDSVRAMMFGEFYRRDDQWRFRAVGQGWASGLEGIVTEFGVQVDEPGDGVGQPTGTNGAAPRRTDNAATQRRSDSAAPQRADAGTPPRRGPSLERERQVEPLPAPPEPEQPNWHTDPENPGLLRWWDGEEWTGSTRPRPAADARHCPRCGRARRWRVFGRPAPCRECTEEIDGYLAAWRGRAERVLRTVGPGGDDWDGLWIALRYQRIEREAGQAVLRPVGHDYVERLVAFAFADGAIEQAEMDTFETAIAELGMGGPQIEDLRRRMQRGRMLTRLRSGELPVIPVTGLHLDPEERVHLNVPAIQIRQLARGPKLTEGRLICSNKKLRFTGVDTGAEMPWGRVVSVVSEGGRVVLSATSARGGATFDVADPDLAAATIEGALRVAKRLALTPGRRDTRSIPQEVKAQVWQRDGGKCVECGDSHYLEFDHIIPISRGGATSAANLQILCRACNRSKGARI, encoded by the coding sequence ATGAAACTCACCAAGGGTGGCAATACGCCGGTTCCGACATCGCTTCTGACGGTTGTCCTTTCGTGGCAATCCGATCATGAGGTGGATGCGCATGCCTTATTGCTGTCCGAGTCCGGCCAGGTGCGCTCGGACCGGGATTTCGTCTTCTTCAACGCGCCCCGCCACATCTCCCAGGCGGTGACCCTGGATCAGGAACCGGCCCCGGGCACCGCTCGCCTGTCGGTTTCACTGCCCCGCACCGAATCCGAGGTGCGGCGCATCGTTCTCACCGGCTCGGTCGACACGGCCGCCTTCGCCGAGGTCCCCGGCCTCATCCTCACCGTCTTCGACCACAATCGCCCCGTCGCCTGGTTCGAGATCACCGACCCGGACTCGGTGCGCGCCATGATGTTCGGCGAGTTCTACCGCCGCGACGACCAGTGGCGTTTCCGCGCCGTCGGCCAGGGCTGGGCCAGCGGCCTGGAGGGCATCGTCACCGAATTCGGCGTCCAGGTGGACGAGCCGGGCGACGGCGTCGGCCAACCCACCGGCACGAACGGCGCCGCACCGCGCCGCACCGATAACGCCGCCACGCAACGTCGTTCGGACAGCGCGGCCCCGCAACGGGCGGACGCCGGGACGCCGCCACGGCGCGGCCCCTCGCTCGAACGGGAGCGGCAGGTGGAACCGCTGCCCGCGCCGCCGGAGCCGGAGCAGCCGAATTGGCATACGGATCCGGAGAATCCGGGGCTGCTGCGGTGGTGGGACGGGGAGGAGTGGACCGGGTCCACGAGGCCGCGACCGGCCGCCGATGCGCGGCACTGCCCGCGCTGCGGGCGGGCGCGGCGGTGGCGGGTGTTCGGGCGGCCCGCGCCGTGCCGGGAGTGCACCGAGGAGATCGACGGCTATCTCGCGGCGTGGCGGGGCCGGGCCGAGCGGGTGCTGCGCACGGTGGGGCCGGGCGGGGACGACTGGGACGGACTGTGGATCGCACTGCGCTATCAGCGGATCGAGCGCGAGGCGGGGCAGGCCGTGCTGCGGCCGGTGGGCCACGACTATGTGGAACGGCTGGTGGCGTTCGCGTTCGCGGACGGGGCCATCGAGCAGGCCGAGATGGATACCTTCGAGACGGCCATCGCCGAGCTGGGCATGGGCGGGCCGCAGATCGAGGATCTGCGCCGGCGAATGCAGCGGGGGCGCATGCTGACTCGGCTGCGGTCGGGTGAGCTGCCGGTGATCCCGGTGACGGGTTTGCACCTGGATCCGGAGGAGCGGGTGCACCTGAATGTGCCCGCGATCCAGATCCGGCAGCTGGCGCGCGGCCCGAAGCTCACCGAGGGCCGGCTGATTTGCAGCAATAAGAAGCTGCGCTTCACCGGCGTCGACACCGGCGCCGAAATGCCGTGGGGGCGTGTGGTTTCGGTGGTGTCGGAGGGCGGCCGGGTGGTGCTGTCCGCCACCTCGGCGCGCGGTGGAGCCACCTTCGACGTGGCGGATCCGGATCTGGCGGCCGCCACCATCGAGGGCGCGCTGCGCGTGGCCAAGCGGCTCGCGCTCACCCCGGGCCGCCGTGACACCCGCAGCATCCCGCAGGAGGTGAAGGCACAGGTCTGGCAGCGCGACGGCGGCAAATGCGTGGAATGCGGCGACAGCCACTACCTGGAGTTCGACCACATCATCCCGATCAGCCGCGGCGGCGCGACCAGCGCGGCGAACCTGCAAATCCTGTGCCGCGCCTGCAATCGCTCGAAAGGCGCGCGTATCTGA